The Fusarium poae strain DAOMC 252244 chromosome 2, whole genome shotgun sequence nucleotide sequence GAGACAGGTTGGAGTCTTTGCCCTGGAGATCCCTTCGTCAATCTTGCAATGAGCAGATCATCGGTGGACCGGAGGGTCCCTGTTACTCTGATAGGTCCAGCTACTGTTATTATGCCATTGATCAATCAGAGTTGTCGGTATGTCTAAGTCAAGATTTAGAGTCATCTAGGATTTCTCTCAAGTCTGATGAAGGCGCGGAATGACAGCCACGCATAACAATGTCAAGTTGCCGCCGGCTAAAATTGTGTATTCACCATCTCTAGAAACTCAGACATCAAGTATCTCCGAACATGAACGATTATCACATGATTAGAGTAACGAGTGGCAACTCCATCGCGTAAAGATGCCCCAACTTGTACACACTAGATGACCAGTCCACTATTCAGATCCAACGTGAGCAACAAGTCCACTGACTCGTACCTCAAGCATAAAATAAAACATATGTACGAAGAACGACAAGACCAGATCCTTCCCAGAGCCCCTCGCCACCTTCTCAGCATCTAAGCAGGTCTAATACCCTGTGGGTTCCAAAACATATCCTTCGGATCCAACTCcgccttgagcttcttcaacTTTGGCAGACTCTTCCCATAGTACCTCTTAACCGCCTCCTCGTTACTCAGCTGCGTATCCAAATAGTTCGCATACATTCCCCAGTCACCATCAGCCATGGTCTTGGTCACGCTCTCGCGGAAACGCTTGAGTACGGTGAACCCGTTGTTTGCGTGCGTGGCGTAGTTGCCGTGGTCGGAGAATTGCCACAAAAGTAACTTGTCGCGGTGAGGGAATGCGCTGTTGATGGGAAGGTCTGTGAAGAGGGTTTTGGCGTTAGTGACGGCGGAGTTGGGACCGCCAAAGAGATCAATCAAGATGTACCATGTGTGTCTCGCGTCTGAGTCGTTCATGTTATCGTATAAAGTCCTGGCGAaggacttgacttggtttcGTGTAAGGGCTTTCGTCATGAGACTGGTGCTGTAAAACGTGCTATGCTATATAGATATCAGCATCGGTCACTAGATGACGAATCAAGGGGTAACTTACTTGGTCGTAGGGACGTCTTTGATCAAGCGCTTGGCCATTGGCGTACTTGTTCAACATCTGGATCCATCCTCCCGTACTAGCTGTAGATATCTGAGCACCCAGATCTCCCAACAGAGGTTTCAATGCCGTGTTCAAGTTGGCTCTGGTACCGTAATAAACACCTTGAATCGTCTGTCCCGATGGCCCCATGTAAATCTGCATATTCAGTTCCTTTGGCGCCGTCACCGCAAACTTTTGAAACGCCAATAGTCCTTCCACTGCTTCACTCTCGGTCCAATCCAGCTCGATACTGAACGGCGTGACTGTTTCGGGCGCTGCAAATGTCTGGAAGCCGAGCTCGGCGACGATACCAAAGGAAGAACCTGCACCGCGGAGTGCCCACGTCAAGTCATAATACTCCCAGTCTGCTGCGTATCGGATCGTTCCGTTGGCGAGGACGATTGTTGCGCCGATAAAAGTGTCCAACGTAAGACCGTGAGTTCGCGAGGCAAAGCCATAACCTCCGTGGAGAGCATGGCCAGTAATACCGACACTGCAATTGTTAGCCCAACGTCTTGTCTTTGCGAGAATATTCTTACCCAGGGCATGATCCATGAGGAATAGCTCTCTTGCCAAACCCGAACAATTCAGTAGCGACGTGTCCCAGCCTCGCACCAGCCTGAACATTACAGCTCATATCTTTGTTAAGCGTGACGCTATCCATAGCATCCACGACAATAACCAAATGTCCATTCTCACCACCGTAGCCAAACGAGCCATAGCTATGACCCCCGCTCTTGGCACTGACGCGGACTTTGTTCTGGTCTCCGCACTTGACAGCGTCTGAGATGTGCTTGACGGTTGTAGGAAGGGCAATGGCTGCAGGAGTGTATGCTAGACGAAGATTGTACGGCTTGACTTCCTTGACCCATTGGGCTGAGTCGCGTGGGATGTAGGGGACTTTCTTCTGGGCGAGGCAGGCGTTGAGAGCGGCGGGGGTGTTTGATGATTGGGGGTTTGGTGATGGAGAAGCATTCGAGAGGGTTAGGAATGCCCCCAGgcagaggagaagaaggcgaaAGTTGAACATGATGCCTTCAGCTTTGTCATTTACTGTGCTAATACCTCTTCCGACCGCTGGGAAATGTGTTGTTCTTAAATATCGTTTTCCATACTGTCTCGCAAGGATCATCTTCAGCTGCCATGTCGATTGTTTCTATAACAGGCCATCTCTTTACGAGGTGGAAATGAAACATGCACGATTCTGTATAGCTGAAAAGCATGGCTCAAACAACAGGGTCAAGGGTAATATGATGGTCAAGGATGTAGAAAGATGTCGATTGAGGTTCTCTACAAGTGCCGCAAGTCACAATACCCTCGACTCAACCAGTCCGATTGACTCTCTATGTGGTCAAAAGTCTACAACTCCTCTCGATCAAATAATGCCCCCAAGATTCATATCGTCAAGATGCTAATCTCAGAATCTCCAAGTCAGACGTACCTGAGGATCTCGATGATCCCCTGAGGCCATCCACCTGTGTAACACCAGCCCCAGCCTCTCTCCATGATCGACAATGCGTACTACCAATATTTCCCGTGcatacatatatatatatatacgtTTCCCCACATGCATATATAGCGCAAAGCCAGCATGCACTTTATTCTCGTAGCGAAAACAAACCCAGGCTTGTGATTTGCCCTCGTTGTAGCAGCGCGAGGATCTAACGCCAGGAACCGAAGCCAATATGCACCTCTTCCCGATACTGGCACGAATCCGATTGGGAGAGTCCAACTTGTGTGCGCTAAGAGAAAGCATCTCCTTCGATTGCTGGACAGTAGACAATCTCTGTTCTATTCTTGTcgcttatatatatatatatgtcCCACACTCCCTCTCGTTCGACAAGACCGAGTTTCTTCTTGCAGGACACGAATAAGGCTTGAACGACTGTCACTTCTCCTGTTCAACGAAGCACTTTTACGTGTACTTTACATCGCAATTGGTTCTTGATCAAGCACAAGTGCAGCCAAAATTGTCAAACGAGGGACTTGAATTGGCTGTCACCATCAGCTAATGCTCGACACAAACGCTTTGTTGGACTGCAGTTTAGCACAAGGAGGGACATCAGTAGTGGTTGATTACGAGTCCTTGGTGAGCCTGCGCATAGAGTTTGAGTAGGTAGTGATAGATGAATATAGCACCACCCATTCTCTGTGTCTGTTGTACAACTCTTCTCCGATCATTGCAACACGTTCACTGCATCGTCACGAGTTATCTACTACCATAATATTCGTCTGCTACAATATCTGACAAATCTACTCACCCAAAACACGAGTAAAATCACCTTGGAGATAGCCTGACTAATAATTACACTTGAAGTCTTTATCTTTCTTCATGCCCTGCCAATATTTCTCTTCCCCAcaacgtcaacgtcaacacCATAACACAACCTACGCCACCAAGCAGTCATGAAACACACACATCCAAATTCCCCATGTGAAACAATATTCCTTTTCCCCAGATTCCAAGCTGTAGATCCAATTAAAGTACATTCTTGACGCCCATAACCGCAGCAACATTGCATCTGCAGTGTCAATGACAGCTGTTCGAGGGAAAAAAGCGTGCCATCTATTTAGAAATGGTGTCTGTGTAATTCCATGTGAATAAACAGCAGCTGCTTGTGTGTTGCAGATCCCCCCCGAGACCTTTCGAGATGAAGGTGACAGTGAATCACAGTCTCTCCCTCAACCTCAAATCTCAAGTATAAGAAGACCTCTTCTCTCCCTCCAATTCCTcactctttctttcttccctcctcatcatcaacaacaacttcCATTCTCTTCTACCAATATATAACAACACTCTCACTCCTTCAAGTCTTTCTCTTGCACTACACTATACTACACACACGTTCACTCAAAAAAGCAACTTCTTTCCACCATGTTCTCCAAGCTTATCCTCGTCGTCCTTTCCGCTACCACCGCTCTCGCAGCTCCCCTCTACCCTCGCACTCTGGGTCAAATCACATTCTACCACCCCGGCAAGGGCGCCTGCGAGGATGACCACGGCGACGCCGACATGGTCGCTGCCATTGGACGTGGTCTTTACGACTCTGGCGACTACTGCGACAATAAAATCAAGCTCACTGGTGCCGCTGGCGAAGTCATTGTCACCGTCGTTGAGTaagttcttttttttttcccttcccTTACAAACTCATACTAACGTTTCTTTTCCCAGTCGCTGCGAAGGCTGTGCCGACAACGATCTCGACGTTTCTCCCGCTGCTTTCGAAAAGGCCATGGGAGCCCAGAGCCTAGGGCGTGTGCAGGGAGAGTGGAACTGGGTCTAAACGACATTCATGAGATCACGATTCAttcattttttttttgtcgTCAACGCCGAAGCATGGCGATTGCATCAAAGGGAGCATGGCTTTTTACATTCTTTTCTAGAACATTCTTAACGACGTCGAACATACGGGAGGCGATTTAACGAAGATGGCACAGGTGGCCTGTTTATGATGATGAACTACAATGGTTAGCAAAAGGGGAGATCGAAAAGATAGAGAACAAACTCGATAAAGTTCTACAAACACTTTACttgcttcttttcttggTGACACGTCTGCTTGAGTGATTCTCCTTTAAGGAGGGTAGCGGAAAAGTGAGCCAGTAAGCTTTGGAGTGTAACAAGAAACGGCCCAAGAGTTTGCTTGACTCATCAGCATATCTCTTATACTTAGCGGTCAGTTATTCCAATACACAACGGCACTAAAGACAAACCACGTAATTGAATTGTGTGAATTAATTCTGTCAATTTATGCTAACTCGCTTTGACGCCCGACGTTATCATAAAGCTCTGCCGGAATACGCCCTTTTATCATAGCTTCATAAGTCCTGTGCCCAAACCACCCAATCCATCCGCCAAGTAAAGCAAACCATACCGTTCCTGTGAGAGAAAAGGGAATCCAACGCCTGTTCGTGATGTGAATGTGTTCCTCGTCAACGACACATTGCTGTGGTGAGTCTACCATGTTGGGTAGTGTTCCGTATGTGAGTTCTATGCCATAATGAAACCAAATTTTCTATCCTTGCTTATTTCTAAGACCAAATGCAGGCAACCACTTTCTCCTGCTTCCTGTTGCGCCAGCTGCCCTTGGACTTTCTATCTGCTCCGCTGTGTCCCTTTCATTCATCTGGCCTGGTTTGGGTGTTCCGGGGGTGCCTGACTCTTGACCCATTCTCGAGTCGTCGGCCATGTCAATATCTACAGAGACATTTCTTCCCTGTCGCGACTTTCGCATaattggtggtggtgttgcgCTGTCGCGATCCTCGTCCAGCACACCTGTCCGACTCATCCAAGGTGGAAGTCCCGACGCGCCATTAGGGCTCGAGAATCCCCCATTGGGAGGTTCGGTTGGACCATGCTCTGAtcttggggttggggttggggCACCGCTAGGAGGTCCAGTAGACGACCTGCGGAAGAACTTGGTAAATTTGTTCTGGGTGGGTTGTTGACCCGCGATCGGAGGGTAATGGTTCTTGTCACCGGCGGACGGCCCCTGAGTCTGCATGTGTGCACCTGCTCTGATTTGAATGTCGTCGCTGTTTCGTCTCTGGTGGCCCTTCTTACGACCTCCCTTAGAGGCTTTGGTATTGGCCAACGGTCGACCCAGGAAAGATGGTTTACTCTGTTGCGCCACCTGGGGATTCAAGCTCGACCTCCTATCaggaggtggtggaggcATCGACGACGAAAAGAGTTCCTGTTGAACTGGGAATAGATCCCTAATCCTGTCTGGATCGAGTCCGGTGCTTGCGCCTCCTTGATGGCTATTTCCAGCCCCAAACATGGCATCCATTGCCCACCCGCCCTTAGTTGCTGCGCTGGGTGGAAAGCTAAAGAGATCAGGAGACGCTCGTCCGTTGTTCTTAATCGGTTTAGAACTTTGGCGCATCCAGATGTCGATGCTCGACTCGAGGGACTCCACGTCTGAGTCGTCGTCAATGTCAGAATTCCAATCGTTACCCCGTCGGTTGGAAATAGTAGTTTCATCAGCGGATCGAGGGCGCTGAATGGATCTGCCCTGGTTCTCACGATAGACTCTATTGTTCAAGTCAATAATGTGAGCCGAAGCCTTGACCGCACGCATCGGAGGCTGTTCCAGGCGAACACCCGAGTACGTTCCCAAACTTCCGTCGTTTTCGGAAGCCTCCGATAACGCACTGTGGCTTGGTCTCGCTGTAGGAGGCCTAAGCAACGCCTCGTTGGAGTTGTTAAAGCGTCGCAGCGTAGATGTAGAGACGGTATCTGGTGTTGGAGGGAGGTTCTGGTCGTGGAGTCTAACACCACCAGGGGCCTCGGTCGTAACTCTTCGAAGTGAATCCCTCTTCTCCTGCTTATGGTGTTGATGGCTTGGGGACATCGAAGCACGGCCAGTAAATCTTTCTGACACATCTTGATCCCGACTTTGAGGTCGCGATCCCATCTTCGAAGAGGAGTGGTGTCGTTCCGTCCTCTGTCGCGAAGAGCTATATTCGATGACGTTGTGAATTGAATCAAATTGTGCTTGGTGGTTGGAGATAGATTTCGATCGGATTGATCTATTAGGAGAAGAATGGTGAGACTTGACAAAGGCTGTTTTTGGTCGGTTGATAGCACTGGCTCTGGCTGGAAGACTGGCGGAGCCATCAAAAGCCATCGATTCGTCCTCTTCTTGAAGGCCGCTGTCCTCGTCTTCCTTTGAACCGTATACACTAACAAAGGAGCTTTCACTGAGGATGCTCAAACTTGGGCTGCGACCAGTGTCGCCTTCGCCAGGTCCTTCGGGAACCTGCGCAAGACTGAGAACGCTGCCCCTGGCTCCAAGGTAAACATTGCGTAGATTCTCTGTATTCTCGCTATGATCGGATATAAAACTCGGCATACGGTTGATGATTCTATCATCCCCCGTTCGCTTCGTCGAGACTGGTGTCTGCGTCGCAGGTCTAGGGTCTTCATAACAAGGATTGAAGTTGTGAGCTGAGTACTGGCCTTCGGATTGGATCTGTTCAATGATTGATCTTTCCTTGACGAACTCTTCAAGTCTGGCTTCGAGCGACACAATCATAGCGACCGCCTCTTCAATTGCTTTGTCGCGCTTCTCCATCTCCTGAGAGAGGTGGTGGTTCATTTCTTCTGTTCGTGACTTTTCCATCTCGAGAGCCTCTACTTTGTCTTCAAGTGCTGTTTGTCGTTCTCGACGATGGTACAGTTCTAGTTTGAGATCAAAGTTCTTCTTGTGTAGTGAAGAAATTACCTGCTCCATATCCATAACTCCCATGCCTTTCTTCTTGGACGTCTCAGTTGAAGCGGGTGAATGAGATCGGTGTTCAGAGTCGACAACCCTAACAGGCGATCCGAGGCTTCGACTAAACTCcccagaagaattggctgtATGAGAGCGCGACCATGTTGACGACTTGTCGCTCTCGACTCGGCGAGACTCCCGCAACTTTTCTTGGAGGAATGAGGACATGGCAGGCTGTCGCGTAGATTCGCTGCTAGCTTCTCTGGTCAAACGAGACGTCCGATCTGATGTTCGCGGGGTGGTGCTAGATGGTCTTTCGCAAGTGGCATGATAGAATCGGTGAGCATGCGACGGGGCAGGGGACCCAGGAGGGTGTGAGTTGGAAGTATGAGCGGTATGCATTGAGACTTTGGTGTTATTGGTGCTTGTAGAAGATCGAGAAGCGGTTCTTTGTCCATGTGAAGACCGTGAGGCAGGCCGTTCCATATTTGGTTGCAGAGAGCTGTATTAAGTATTCTGAGCGATTAGGTATCGGTTTTCAAGGTGGTATAATATGCTTGTTCGCATGCGCACGGCTTGCGAGGTGTAGTTTGTACAGGACTGTTCAATTCAGGGTCGAACGTAAAGTCGAATTGTCCGATTTCGCAAAAGTATCGCAATTAAGTCTTGTAGTAAAGAAGTGCCGGTGTGTATAGGATGCCGAGCAGGTCGCATGTCTTGGGGTACAGAGGGAAGTGATTCACTTCATCACGAATTGCGCCCAATAGCTTTCGGGTATCGTTGCAGTAAGCGAATCAGGTGAGGTATGATATGATGCAAATGAAACGATGCTTGGTGTTTTGTCTTTGAGTTTGTGGTCGGTCGGTTATAGGTGACTTGCAGCAAACAGCGGCCCTGATCCTGATCCAATGGCTAACAAAGTAGAGACAATTTTCGTAAAGAAGTATGTACAATCTCGGTTCGTTTCCGTGTAGAAAGAGCAGGTGACACGATCAGATTCCAATCCAAGGAGACAAAAGCGCGGTATCGAACAGTTTTGAGATTGAGTTTGAATGAGAAGAGGCGAGTCGATGGGGAGAAACGGCATTAAGTTGGGCTCGAATAAGTGAAGCCGACTTCGCTTAGAGTGGGGGAGAAGGGGACTTGACGATGTCGCCTTGCATGGACGACG carries:
- a CDS encoding hypothetical protein (SECRETED:SignalP(1-17)) translates to MFSKLILVVLSATTALAAPLYPRTLGQITFYHPGKGACEDDHGDADMVAAIGRGLYDSGDYCDNKIKLTGAAGEVIVTVVDRCEGCADNDLDVSPAAFEKAMGAQSLGRVQGEWNWV
- a CDS encoding hypothetical protein (BUSCO:8849at5125) — its product is MERPASRSSHGQRTASRSSTSTNNTKVSMHTAHTSNSHPPGSPAPSHAHRFYHATCERPSSTTPRTSDRTSRLTREASSESTRQPAMSSFLQEKLRESRRVESDKSSTWSRSHTANSSGEFSRSLGSPVRVVDSEHRSHSPASTETSKKKGMGVMDMEQVISSLHKKNFDLKLELYHRRERQTALEDKVEALEMEKSRTEEMNHHLSQEMEKRDKAIEEAVAMIVSLEARLEEFVKERSIIEQIQSEGQYSAHNFNPCYEDPRPATQTPVSTKRTGDDRIINRMPSFISDHSENTENLRNVYLGARGSVLSLAQVPEGPGEGDTGRSPSLSILSESSFVSVYGSKEDEDSGLQEEDESMAFDGSASLPARASAINRPKTAFVKSHHSSPNRSIRSKSISNHQAQFDSIHNVIEYSSSRQRTERHHSSSKMGSRPQSRDQDVSERFTGRASMSPSHQHHKQEKRDSLRRVTTEAPGGVRLHDQNLPPTPDTVSTSTLRRFNNSNEALLRPPTARPSHSALSEASENDGSLGTYSGVRLEQPPMRAVKASAHIIDLNNRVYRENQGRSIQRPRSADETTISNRRGNDWNSDIDDDSDVESLESSIDIWMRQSSKPIKNNGRASPDLFSFPPSAATKGGWAMDAMFGAGNSHQGGASTGLDPDRIRDLFPVQQELFSSSMPPPPPDRRSSLNPQVAQQSKPSFLGRPLANTKASKGGRKKGHQRRNSDDIQIRAGAHMQTQGPSAGDKNHYPPIAGQQPTQNKFTKFFRRSSTGPPSGAPTPTPRSEHGPTEPPNGGFSSPNGASGLPPWMSRTGVLDEDRDSATPPPIMRKSRQGRNVSVDIDMADDSRMGQESGTPGTPKPGQMNERDTAEQIESPRAAGATGSRRKWLPAFGLRNKQG
- a CDS encoding hypothetical protein (SECRETED:SignalP(1-20)~CAZy:AA7) — protein: MFNFRLLLLCLGAFLTLSNASPSPNPQSSNTPAALNACLAQKKVPYIPRDSAQWVKEVKPYNLRLAYTPAAIALPTTVKHISDAVKCGDQNKVRVSAKSGGHSYGSFGYGGENGHLVIVVDAMDSVTLNKDMSCNVQAGARLGHVATELFGFGKRAIPHGSCPGVGITGHALHGGYGFASRTHGLTLDTFIGATIVLANGTIRYAADWEYYDLTWALRGAGSSFGIVAELGFQTFAAPETVTPFSIELDWTESEAVEGLLAFQKFAVTAPKELNMQIYMGPSGQTIQGVYYGTRANLNTALKPLLGDLGAQISTASTGGWIQMLNKYANGQALDQRRPYDQHSTFYSTSLMTKALTRNQVKSFARTLYDNMNDSDARHTWYILIDLFGGPNSAVTNAKTLFTDLPINSAFPHRDKLLLWQFSDHGNYATHANNGFTVLKRFRESVTKTMADGDWGMYANYLDTQLSNEEAVKRYYGKSLPKLKKLKAELDPKDMFWNPQGIRPA